One genomic region from Cellulomonas fengjieae encodes:
- a CDS encoding glucose-6-phosphate dehydrogenase assembly protein OpcA, with the protein MIIEMPDTTTRDINKRLVKERDEGGAIALGRVLTLIIAVGDRDPDEAIDAANDASREHPCRVIVIANDTADRGSNLDAQIRLGGDAGASEVVVLRPSGQLERHLDTLVIPLLLPDAPIVTWWPYEIPDDVAESPLGRMATRRITDTTQVAHPNAALRKLAASHTDGNTDLAWTRATLWRGLIAATLDQPPFEPVQRAVVVGESTHPSVDLMAAWLAQALRCPVEVQRVKDAPALTQVRLERSSGDIVLDRPDGKTAALRQPDHPEHRIALPIRQLRECLAEELRRLDADEVYGEVLQKGLARIDA; encoded by the coding sequence ATGATCATCGAGATGCCGGACACGACGACCCGGGACATCAACAAGCGCCTCGTCAAGGAGCGCGACGAGGGCGGGGCCATCGCGCTCGGCCGGGTCCTGACCCTCATCATCGCGGTGGGTGACCGGGACCCGGACGAGGCGATCGACGCCGCCAACGACGCCAGCCGCGAGCACCCGTGCCGCGTCATCGTCATCGCCAACGACACCGCGGACCGCGGCTCCAACCTGGACGCCCAGATCCGGCTCGGCGGCGACGCCGGCGCGAGCGAGGTGGTCGTGCTGCGCCCGTCCGGTCAGCTGGAACGACACCTCGACACGCTCGTGATCCCGCTCCTGCTTCCCGATGCGCCCATCGTCACGTGGTGGCCCTACGAGATCCCGGACGACGTCGCCGAGTCCCCGCTCGGGCGCATGGCGACCAGGCGGATCACGGACACCACCCAGGTCGCCCACCCGAACGCCGCGCTGCGCAAGCTCGCTGCGTCCCACACCGACGGCAACACCGACCTGGCCTGGACCCGGGCGACGCTGTGGCGCGGGCTCATCGCCGCGACCCTCGACCAGCCCCCGTTCGAGCCGGTGCAGCGCGCCGTCGTGGTGGGCGAGAGCACACACCCCTCCGTCGACCTGATGGCCGCCTGGCTCGCGCAGGCGCTGCGCTGCCCTGTCGAGGTCCAGCGCGTCAAGGACGCACCCGCGCTCACGCAGGTGCGGCTCGAGCGGAGCTCCGGTGACATCGTCCTGGACCGGCCGGACGGCAAGACGGCCGCCCTGCGCCAGCCGGACCACCCGGAGCACCGGATCGCACTGCCGATCCGCCAGCTGCGCGAGTGCCTCGCCGAGGAGCTCCGCCGCCTGGACGCGGACGAGGTGTACGGCGAGGTGCTGCAGAAGGGTCTCGCGAGGATCGACGCATGA
- the zwf gene encoding glucose-6-phosphate dehydrogenase: MSPSKVSAGNNPLRDPRDRRLPRIAGPCGLVIFGVTGDLARKKLMPAVYDLTNRGLLPPGFALTGFARRDWATQDFAQIVHDSVKEHARTPFREATWRQMLDGIRFVQGTFDDDDAFDRLSDTVHELDKDRGTGGNHAFYLSVPPSAFPVVCKQLARSGLSQPTEGTWRRVVIEKPFGHDLASARELNEIVSSVFRPDDIFRIDHYLGKETVQNLLALRFANQLYEPIWNANYVDHVQITMAEDIGIGGRAGYYDGIGAARDVIQNHLLQLLALTAMEEPASFDAHSLTAEKIKVLSAVKLPRDIGKHTARGQYAAGWQGGEKVVGYSEEEGFNPDSTTETFAAIRVDIDNRRWAGVPFYLRTGKRLGRRVTEIAVVFKRAPHLPFESTATEELGKNALVIRVQPDEGVTLRFGAKVPGTAMEVRDVTMDFGYGHAFTESSPEAYERLILDVLLGDPPLFPRHEEVELSWKVLDPVTAYWAGKGKPEQYRSGTWGPESADKMMARDGRAWRRP, translated from the coding sequence GTGAGCCCGAGCAAGGTGTCCGCGGGGAACAACCCGCTGCGCGACCCGCGCGACCGGCGCCTCCCCCGGATCGCCGGGCCGTGCGGCCTGGTCATCTTCGGCGTCACCGGTGACCTCGCCCGCAAGAAGCTCATGCCGGCCGTCTACGACCTCACCAACCGCGGTCTGCTCCCGCCGGGCTTCGCGCTGACCGGCTTCGCGCGGCGCGACTGGGCCACGCAGGACTTCGCCCAGATCGTGCACGACTCGGTCAAGGAGCACGCCCGCACGCCGTTCCGCGAGGCCACGTGGCGCCAGATGCTGGACGGGATCCGGTTCGTGCAGGGCACGTTCGACGACGACGACGCCTTCGACCGGCTGAGCGACACGGTGCACGAGCTGGACAAGGACCGCGGCACGGGCGGCAACCACGCCTTCTACCTGTCGGTCCCGCCGAGCGCCTTCCCGGTGGTCTGCAAGCAGCTGGCGAGGTCGGGCCTGTCGCAGCCGACCGAGGGCACGTGGCGGCGCGTGGTCATCGAGAAGCCGTTCGGCCACGACCTGGCCAGTGCGCGCGAGCTCAACGAGATCGTGTCGAGCGTCTTCCGGCCGGACGACATCTTCCGCATCGACCACTACCTGGGCAAGGAGACGGTGCAGAACCTGCTCGCCCTGCGCTTCGCCAACCAGCTCTACGAGCCCATCTGGAACGCCAACTACGTCGACCACGTCCAGATCACGATGGCCGAGGACATCGGCATCGGCGGACGCGCCGGCTACTACGACGGCATCGGCGCGGCTCGCGACGTCATCCAGAACCACCTGCTGCAGCTGCTCGCCCTGACGGCGATGGAGGAGCCGGCGTCGTTCGACGCCCACAGCCTCACCGCGGAGAAGATCAAGGTCCTGTCCGCGGTCAAGCTGCCCCGCGACATCGGCAAGCACACCGCGCGCGGCCAGTACGCCGCCGGCTGGCAGGGCGGCGAGAAGGTCGTCGGCTACAGCGAGGAAGAGGGCTTCAACCCGGACTCGACCACCGAGACGTTCGCGGCGATCCGGGTGGACATCGACAACCGTCGCTGGGCGGGCGTGCCGTTCTACCTGCGCACCGGCAAGCGCCTGGGCCGGCGTGTCACCGAGATCGCCGTCGTGTTCAAGCGTGCGCCGCACCTGCCGTTCGAGTCGACCGCCACGGAGGAGCTGGGCAAGAACGCCCTGGTCATCCGGGTGCAGCCGGACGAGGGCGTGACACTGCGGTTCGGCGCCAAGGTGCCTGGCACCGCGATGGAGGTCCGCGACGTGACGATGGACTTCGGCTACGGGCACGCGTTCACCGAGTCCTCCCCCGAGGCCTACGAGCGGCTCATCCTCGACGTGCTGCTGGGCGACCCGCCGCTGTTCCCCCGGCACGAGGAGGTCGAGCTGTCCTGGAAGGTGCTGGACCCGGTGACGGCGTACTGGGCGGGCAAGGGCAAGCCGGAGCAGTACCGCTCGGGCACCTGGGGCCCGGAGTCCGCGGACAAGATGATGGCGCGCGACGGGCGTGCCTGGAGGCGGCCATGA
- the tal gene encoding transaldolase, translating to MAPSSTPLARLAEAGVAIWLDDLSRERLRTGNLAELVRDKGVVGVTTNPSIFASALSKGDAYDAQLRELAADGADADAAVFRITTDDVRQAADVLRPVFDATDGVDGRVSIEVDPRLAKDADATLATARSLWSTVDRPNVFIKIPATQEGLAAITAVLAEGISVNVTLIFSIERYGKVLDAFLTGLEQAKANGHDLASIASVASFFVSRVDAAIDPRLDAIGTPQAAALRGEAAIANARLAYGLYQEVVADDRWAALAAAGARPQRPLWASTGVKDPSYPDTRYVDELVVAGVVNTMPEATLDAVADHGGDGTDTVTGTRQESEAVIAGLRELGIDIDEVTEQLEVEGVDKFTASWDELLSTVSDGLAGAVQQNADQDAR from the coding sequence ATGGCACCGAGCAGCACCCCCCTCGCACGGCTGGCGGAGGCCGGCGTCGCGATCTGGCTCGACGACCTCTCGCGAGAACGCCTGCGCACGGGGAACCTCGCCGAGCTGGTCCGGGACAAGGGCGTGGTCGGCGTGACCACCAACCCGTCGATCTTCGCCAGCGCGCTGTCCAAGGGCGACGCGTACGACGCGCAGCTGCGCGAGCTCGCCGCGGACGGCGCGGACGCCGACGCCGCCGTCTTCCGCATCACCACCGACGACGTCCGGCAGGCCGCCGACGTCCTGCGCCCGGTCTTCGACGCCACGGACGGCGTGGACGGCCGGGTGTCCATCGAGGTGGACCCGCGGCTCGCCAAGGACGCCGACGCGACCCTCGCCACCGCCCGGTCGCTGTGGTCGACCGTCGACCGCCCGAACGTGTTCATCAAGATCCCCGCCACCCAGGAGGGCCTCGCCGCCATCACGGCCGTCCTCGCCGAGGGGATCAGCGTCAACGTCACCCTGATCTTCTCCATCGAGCGGTACGGCAAGGTCCTCGACGCGTTCCTGACCGGGCTGGAGCAGGCGAAGGCCAACGGTCACGACCTCGCTTCCATCGCCTCGGTCGCGTCCTTCTTCGTCTCCCGCGTCGACGCGGCGATCGACCCGCGGCTCGACGCGATCGGCACGCCGCAGGCCGCCGCGCTGCGCGGGGAGGCCGCGATCGCGAACGCCCGCCTCGCGTACGGCCTCTACCAGGAGGTCGTCGCGGACGACCGCTGGGCGGCGCTCGCCGCGGCGGGCGCGCGCCCGCAGCGGCCCCTGTGGGCCTCCACCGGTGTCAAGGACCCGTCGTACCCGGACACCCGCTACGTCGACGAGCTCGTCGTCGCCGGTGTGGTGAACACGATGCCCGAGGCCACGCTGGACGCGGTCGCGGACCACGGCGGCGACGGCACGGACACGGTCACCGGGACGCGGCAGGAGTCCGAGGCCGTCATCGCGGGACTGCGCGAGCTGGGCATCGACATCGACGAGGTCACCGAACAGCTGGAGGTCGAAGGAGTGGACAAGTTCACGGCGAGCTGGGACGAGCTGCTCAGCACCGTCTCGGACGGGCTGGCAGGCGCGGTGCAGCAGAACGCCGACCAGGACGCCAGGTGA
- the tkt gene encoding transketolase: MNAKAPLAETVGWTDLDLRAVDTVRVLAADAVEKVGNGHPGTAISLAPAAYLLFQNVLRHDPADPHWLGRDRFVLSAGHSSLTQYIQLYLAGFGLEIEDLEALRTWDSKTPGHPEFRHTTGVEITTGPLGQGLASAVGFAMAARRERGLLDPEAAPGTSPFDHHVYVIASDGDLQEGVTSEASSLAGTQELGNLIVLWDDNHISIEGDTEIAFTEDVLARYEAYGWHVQFVDWTGGPDGYREDVDALHAAIEAAKAVTDRPSFIGLRTLIAWPTPTKTNDHSSHGSKLGAEAIRGLKELLGFDPEKTFEVDPEVLAHTRGLSERTAPVKAQWQSDFEVWRTANPDNAALLDRLVAGELPDGWTDALPAFPAGKSVATRAASGDVLSALAPVLPELWGGSADLAGSNNTTMKGEPSFLPAKRSTHEFAGDEFGRTLHFGIREHAMGAILSGIRLHGLTRPYGGTFFTFSDYMRGAVRLASLMGVPAIYVWTHDSIGLGEDGPTHQPIEHLAAVRAIPGLAVVRPADANETSAAWGAILARADGPVGLILTRQNVPTFPRGEDGFATTEGVARGAYVLLEASSGTPDVILVGTGSEVQLAVAARETLEAAGVATRVVSAPSLEWFAEQDEEYRESVLPSSVRARVSVEAGIALSWHKLVGDAGRSVSIEHYGASADAETLFREFGFTPEAVVAAAHESIAAAAGGTSPANSAGVPTESGTGDQKV; the protein is encoded by the coding sequence GTGAACGCGAAGGCTCCCCTGGCCGAGACGGTCGGATGGACGGATCTGGACCTGCGAGCGGTGGACACGGTGCGTGTCCTGGCCGCGGACGCGGTCGAGAAGGTGGGCAACGGTCACCCCGGGACGGCGATCAGCCTCGCCCCGGCGGCATACCTGCTCTTCCAGAACGTCCTGCGTCACGACCCGGCCGACCCCCACTGGCTCGGCCGCGACCGGTTCGTCCTGTCCGCGGGCCACTCGAGCCTCACGCAGTACATCCAGCTGTACCTCGCCGGCTTCGGCCTGGAGATCGAGGACCTGGAGGCGCTGCGGACGTGGGACTCCAAGACGCCCGGCCACCCGGAGTTCCGGCACACGACCGGCGTCGAGATCACCACCGGCCCCCTGGGTCAGGGCCTCGCGTCCGCCGTCGGCTTCGCGATGGCCGCCCGGCGTGAGCGCGGGCTGCTCGACCCCGAGGCCGCCCCGGGCACGAGCCCGTTCGACCACCACGTGTACGTCATCGCCTCCGACGGCGACCTGCAGGAGGGCGTGACCAGCGAGGCGTCGTCCCTCGCGGGCACGCAGGAGCTCGGCAACCTCATCGTGCTGTGGGACGACAACCACATCTCGATCGAGGGCGACACCGAGATCGCGTTCACCGAGGACGTCCTCGCCCGCTACGAGGCGTACGGCTGGCACGTGCAGTTCGTGGACTGGACCGGCGGACCCGACGGGTACCGCGAGGACGTCGACGCCCTGCACGCCGCGATCGAGGCCGCCAAGGCCGTCACCGACCGCCCGTCGTTCATCGGCCTGCGCACGCTCATCGCGTGGCCGACGCCGACCAAGACCAACGACCACTCCTCGCACGGCTCCAAGCTGGGCGCCGAGGCGATCCGTGGGCTCAAGGAGCTCCTCGGCTTCGACCCGGAGAAGACCTTCGAGGTCGACCCCGAGGTGCTGGCGCACACGCGCGGCCTGTCGGAGCGCACCGCGCCGGTGAAGGCGCAGTGGCAGAGCGACTTCGAGGTGTGGCGCACGGCGAACCCCGACAACGCCGCGCTGCTCGACCGGCTCGTCGCCGGAGAGCTGCCGGACGGCTGGACCGATGCGCTCCCGGCATTCCCCGCGGGCAAGTCCGTGGCCACCCGCGCCGCGTCCGGCGACGTGCTCAGCGCGCTCGCCCCCGTGCTGCCCGAGCTCTGGGGCGGCTCCGCCGACCTGGCGGGCTCCAACAACACGACCATGAAGGGCGAGCCGTCCTTCCTCCCGGCCAAACGCTCGACGCACGAGTTCGCGGGTGACGAGTTCGGCCGGACGCTGCACTTCGGGATCCGCGAGCACGCGATGGGCGCGATCCTGTCCGGCATCCGGCTGCACGGCCTGACGCGCCCGTACGGCGGGACGTTCTTCACCTTCAGCGACTACATGCGCGGCGCGGTCCGGCTGGCCTCCCTCATGGGTGTGCCGGCGATCTACGTCTGGACGCACGACTCCATCGGGCTCGGCGAGGACGGACCGACGCACCAGCCGATCGAGCACCTGGCCGCGGTCCGTGCCATCCCGGGCCTCGCCGTCGTGCGGCCCGCGGACGCCAACGAGACGTCGGCCGCCTGGGGAGCGATCCTGGCGCGCGCCGACGGCCCGGTCGGGCTCATCCTGACCCGCCAGAACGTCCCGACGTTCCCGCGCGGCGAGGACGGGTTCGCCACCACCGAGGGCGTGGCGCGCGGCGCGTACGTCCTGCTCGAGGCGAGCAGCGGCACCCCCGACGTGATCCTCGTCGGCACGGGGTCCGAGGTGCAGCTGGCGGTCGCCGCGCGCGAGACCCTCGAGGCGGCCGGCGTGGCCACGCGCGTGGTGTCGGCGCCGTCGCTCGAGTGGTTCGCCGAGCAGGACGAGGAGTACCGCGAGTCGGTGCTGCCGTCCTCGGTGCGCGCGCGGGTGTCGGTCGAGGCCGGCATCGCGCTGTCGTGGCACAAGCTCGTCGGGGACGCCGGGCGGTCGGTGTCGATCGAGCACTACGGCGCCTCGGCAGACGCCGAGACACTCTTCCGCGAGTTCGGGTTCACGCCCGAGGCCGTCGTCGCCGCGGCGCACGAGTCGATCGCGGCAGCAGCGGGCGGCACGAGCCCCGCGAACTCGGCCGGCGTCCCCACGGAGAGCGGGACGGGCGACCAGAAGGTCTGA
- a CDS encoding heme o synthase: MRRVVGPYVALTKPRVIELLLVTTLPTMILAHGGFPSLRLVVATLVGGAAAAGSANVLNCYLDRDIDKIMNRTKRRPIVTGEVTPRAALVFGLVLGVLSLTWLAVMVNPASAWLTAAAILIYVVGYTMILKRRTPQNIVWGGAAGCMPVLIGWSAVTGGVSWTAALLFGVIFFWTPPHYWPLSMKFRRDYAAAGVPMLPVVAKDTKVAREMIAYTIAMIACSLLLVPVQGMTWVYGVVALALGLWFLWSCIGLLRRAEHPEAGKLRAMSVFHASITYLTLLSVAIAVDVFLPF; encoded by the coding sequence CTGCGCCGGGTGGTCGGTCCGTACGTCGCGCTGACCAAGCCCCGGGTCATCGAGCTGCTGCTCGTCACCACCCTGCCGACGATGATCCTGGCGCACGGAGGGTTCCCCTCGCTGAGGCTCGTCGTCGCGACCCTGGTCGGCGGCGCCGCCGCAGCGGGTTCGGCCAACGTGCTGAACTGCTACCTCGACCGCGACATCGACAAGATCATGAACCGCACCAAGCGGCGGCCCATCGTGACCGGTGAGGTGACGCCCCGCGCGGCGCTGGTCTTCGGGCTCGTGCTCGGCGTCCTGTCGCTCACGTGGCTCGCCGTGATGGTGAACCCGGCGTCGGCCTGGCTGACGGCCGCGGCGATCCTCATCTACGTCGTCGGCTACACGATGATCCTCAAGCGCCGCACCCCGCAGAACATCGTCTGGGGCGGGGCCGCCGGGTGCATGCCTGTCCTCATCGGGTGGTCGGCCGTGACCGGAGGGGTGTCGTGGACGGCGGCGCTGCTGTTCGGAGTCATCTTCTTCTGGACGCCGCCGCACTACTGGCCGCTGTCGATGAAGTTCCGCCGCGACTACGCGGCCGCGGGTGTCCCCATGCTGCCGGTGGTGGCCAAGGACACCAAGGTCGCCCGCGAGATGATCGCGTACACGATCGCGATGATCGCGTGCTCGCTGCTGCTGGTCCCCGTGCAGGGCATGACCTGGGTCTACGGGGTGGTCGCCCTGGCGCTCGGGCTGTGGTTCCTGTGGTCGTGCATCGGCCTCCTGCGTCGTGCGGAGCACCCCGAGGCCGGCAAGCTGCGCGCGATGTCCGTCTTCCACGCGTCGATCACCTACCTGACGCTGCTGTCCGTCGCGATCGCGGTGGACGTCTTCCTGCCGTTCTGA
- a CDS encoding site-specific tyrosine recombinase XerD yields MTATEIGSALELYLAHLTVERGLSANTLLAYRRDLTRYTAYLESRGHRTPADVTELDVEDFLLAVRTGSDGRTALSASSAARIVVAVRGWHKFLLLDGVTGMDPARAVKPPAQPKRLPKAISVGDVERLLDAAGLGDGPVPLRDRALLELVYGTGARISEAVGLDVDDVDRTPGRAAVRLFGKGSKERVVPLGSFALEAVEAYLVRARPALAVGSRGGSPGLFLNTRGARLSRQSAWAVLRVAAERAGLAGAEHISPHTLRHSFATHLLAGGADVRVVQELLGHASVTTTQIYTMVTPDTLREVYAAAHPRAR; encoded by the coding sequence GTGACGGCCACCGAGATCGGCTCGGCGCTCGAGCTGTATCTCGCCCACCTCACGGTGGAGCGCGGCCTGTCCGCCAACACCCTGCTCGCCTACCGGCGGGACCTCACCCGGTACACGGCGTATCTGGAGTCCCGCGGGCACCGCACGCCGGCCGACGTCACGGAGCTCGACGTCGAGGACTTCCTGCTGGCCGTCCGCACGGGGTCGGACGGACGCACCGCCCTGTCGGCCTCGTCGGCGGCGCGCATCGTGGTCGCCGTTCGGGGATGGCACAAGTTCCTCCTCCTGGACGGCGTGACCGGTATGGACCCGGCGCGCGCCGTGAAGCCGCCGGCACAGCCCAAGCGCCTGCCCAAGGCCATCTCGGTCGGTGACGTCGAGCGCCTGCTGGACGCGGCCGGGCTCGGCGACGGCCCCGTCCCGTTGCGCGACCGGGCGCTCCTGGAGCTGGTCTACGGGACGGGGGCGCGCATCTCGGAGGCCGTGGGCCTCGACGTCGACGACGTCGACCGCACCCCGGGGCGTGCCGCCGTCCGGCTGTTCGGCAAGGGCAGCAAGGAGCGGGTCGTCCCGCTCGGGTCCTTCGCCCTCGAGGCCGTCGAGGCGTACCTGGTCCGCGCCCGGCCTGCGCTGGCCGTCGGCAGCAGGGGCGGGTCCCCGGGCCTGTTCCTCAACACCCGGGGTGCGCGCCTGAGCCGGCAGAGCGCCTGGGCGGTGCTGCGCGTCGCCGCCGAGCGTGCGGGCCTGGCCGGTGCCGAGCACATCTCGCCGCACACGCTGCGGCACTCGTTCGCGACGCACCTGCTGGCCGGGGGAGCGGACGTCCGGGTGGTGCAGGAGCTGCTGGGGCACGCCTCGGTGACGACCACCCAGATCTACACGATGGTGACGCCCGACACGCTGCGCGAGGTCTACGCGGCTGCGCACCCGCGCGCGCGGTGA
- a CDS encoding ParA family protein: MPVFPDPAPLASHGPARVIALCNQKGGVGKTTTTINLAAALAEYGRKVLIVDFDPQGAASVGLGISPHELDRTVYNLLMERDADIHSLIQQTATPGLDLLPANIDLSAAEVQLVGEVARESVLSRTLRPVLDDYDVVLIDCQPSLGLLTVNALTAAHGVLIPLECEFFALRGVALLVETIEKVRDRLNPRLELDGILATMYDPRTLHAREVVARVKEAFGDTLLHTVISRTVKFPDATVAAEPITTYAPTHSGAAAYRQLARELVARGDAA; encoded by the coding sequence ATGCCTGTGTTCCCGGACCCCGCCCCGCTCGCGTCGCACGGTCCGGCGCGGGTCATCGCGCTGTGCAACCAGAAGGGTGGCGTCGGCAAGACGACGACCACCATCAACCTTGCCGCCGCGCTCGCCGAGTACGGCCGCAAGGTGCTGATCGTCGACTTCGACCCGCAGGGCGCCGCCTCCGTGGGCCTGGGCATCAGCCCGCACGAGCTGGACCGGACGGTCTACAACCTGCTCATGGAGCGGGACGCGGACATCCACTCGCTCATCCAGCAGACGGCGACGCCGGGCCTGGACCTGCTGCCCGCCAACATCGACCTGTCCGCCGCCGAGGTCCAGCTGGTCGGCGAGGTGGCGCGCGAGTCGGTGCTGTCCCGGACACTGCGACCGGTCTTGGACGACTACGACGTGGTGCTGATCGACTGCCAGCCGTCGCTCGGTCTGCTGACAGTGAACGCCCTGACCGCCGCGCACGGCGTGCTCATCCCGCTGGAGTGCGAGTTCTTCGCCCTGCGCGGTGTCGCGCTGCTGGTGGAGACCATCGAGAAGGTGCGCGACCGGCTCAACCCGCGGCTCGAGCTCGACGGCATCCTGGCCACCATGTACGACCCCCGCACGCTGCACGCCCGCGAGGTCGTGGCGCGCGTCAAGGAGGCGTTCGGGGACACGCTGCTGCACACCGTCATCAGCCGCACCGTGAAGTTCCCCGACGCCACCGTCGCCGCCGAGCCGATCACCACCTACGCCCCGACGCACTCGGGTGCGGCGGCCTACCGTCAGCTGGCACGTGAGCTCGTCGCCCGTGGCGACGCCGCCTGA
- a CDS encoding segregation and condensation protein A, with product MSSSPVATPPDQRAVPPSTSVPAPTGASAPVGTSAFEVHLTNFSGPFDLLLGLIAKHKLDITEVALAQVTDEFIAHIRAAEKQWDLGQASEFLVIAATLLDLKAARLLPSADVEDAEDLELLEARDLLFARLLQYRAYKLVAADLAERFATEGRRFPRLVQLEPHLAALLPELVWQIGPEQLAALAAKAEQPKAAPPGVDISHLHAPAVSVREQAAVLVDRLRHGGALSFRDLTADADATVVVVARFLALLELFREGAVAFEQVTPLGELTVRWTGAEEGEIEVSDDFDTLDTTLDAELARDRAPEEDA from the coding sequence GTGAGCTCGTCGCCCGTGGCGACGCCGCCTGACCAGCGCGCGGTCCCGCCCTCGACGTCGGTCCCCGCGCCGACCGGTGCGAGCGCGCCCGTGGGCACGAGTGCGTTCGAGGTCCACCTCACCAACTTCAGCGGGCCGTTCGACCTGCTACTCGGGCTGATCGCCAAGCACAAGCTGGACATCACCGAGGTCGCGCTCGCACAGGTCACCGACGAGTTCATCGCGCACATCCGGGCCGCCGAGAAGCAGTGGGACCTGGGGCAGGCCAGCGAGTTCCTGGTGATCGCCGCCACCCTGCTGGACCTCAAGGCCGCCCGGCTGCTGCCCTCCGCGGACGTCGAGGACGCGGAGGACCTGGAGCTGCTGGAGGCCCGCGACCTGCTGTTCGCCCGGCTCCTGCAGTACCGGGCGTACAAGCTGGTCGCCGCCGACCTGGCGGAGCGGTTCGCCACCGAGGGGCGACGCTTCCCGCGGCTGGTCCAGCTCGAGCCGCACCTGGCGGCGCTGCTGCCGGAGCTGGTCTGGCAGATCGGCCCCGAGCAGCTGGCGGCGCTGGCGGCCAAGGCGGAGCAGCCGAAGGCGGCGCCCCCGGGCGTGGACATCAGCCACCTGCACGCCCCGGCGGTGAGCGTCCGCGAGCAGGCGGCGGTCCTGGTGGACCGGCTCCGGCACGGCGGTGCGCTCTCGTTCCGGGACCTGACCGCGGACGCGGACGCCACGGTCGTGGTGGTGGCCCGGTTCCTGGCGCTGCTGGAGCTCTTCCGGGAGGGCGCCGTCGCCTTCGAGCAGGTCACGCCCCTGGGCGAGCTGACCGTGCGGTGGACCGGCGCCGAGGAGGGCGAGATCGAGGTCTCGGACGACTTCGACACGCTCGACACGACGCTCGACGCAGAACTTGCCCGTGACCGGGCACCCGAGGAGGACGCATGA
- the scpB gene encoding SMC-Scp complex subunit ScpB has protein sequence MSEQPVPDEPTDEPVDEQVAAESAAADELAFDVDDLPGGALAALEAVLMVADEPISAVRLATVLALPTSRVEALLAELSAEYRGELGGRPRGFEVRRVGDGWRIYSAPAYADVVGRFVLDGQTARLTQAALETLAVIAYRQPVTRGQVSAVRGVNVDGVVRTLTTRGLVAEMGTDPSSGAVLYQTTGYFLERMGLSSLDEMPPLAPYLPDIDSFDGVDQAIGDSR, from the coding sequence ATGAGCGAGCAGCCGGTTCCCGACGAGCCGACCGACGAGCCGGTCGACGAGCAGGTCGCAGCCGAGAGCGCCGCCGCCGACGAGCTGGCGTTCGACGTCGATGACCTGCCCGGCGGCGCGCTGGCGGCGCTCGAGGCGGTGCTTATGGTGGCCGACGAGCCGATCTCGGCGGTGCGCCTGGCGACGGTTCTCGCGCTGCCGACCAGCCGCGTCGAGGCGCTGCTGGCCGAGCTCTCCGCCGAGTACCGCGGCGAGCTCGGGGGCCGCCCGCGGGGCTTCGAGGTCCGGCGCGTGGGCGACGGCTGGCGGATCTACTCCGCCCCCGCCTACGCCGACGTCGTCGGGCGGTTCGTGCTGGACGGGCAGACGGCCCGGCTGACGCAGGCGGCGCTCGAGACGCTCGCCGTGATCGCGTACCGGCAGCCGGTGACCCGCGGACAGGTGTCCGCGGTCCGCGGGGTCAACGTGGACGGCGTCGTCCGCACGCTCACCACCCGCGGGCTGGTGGCGGAGATGGGCACGGACCCGTCGAGCGGTGCGGTGCTCTACCAGACCACGGGATACTTCTTGGAGCGGATGGGGCTGTCCAGCCTGGACGAGATGCCCCCACTCGCGCCCTACCTGCCGGACATCGACTCCTTCGACGGGGTCGACCAGGCGATCGGAGACAGCAGATGA
- a CDS encoding pseudouridine synthase — translation MTIDVHDPDGVRLQKVLAAAGLGSRRACEDLISAGRVTVDGNRVDELGVRVDPLTAVIHVDGMRVQLDSSIVTIALNKPRGVVSTMHDPEGRPSIGQFVSDRSERLFHVGRLDAETEGLILLTNDGDLANRLSHPSHGVPKVYLAQLEGRVTPSLGTRLVKGIELEDGLAKVDKFHIVQTTPQASLVEIELHEGRNRIVRRIFEEVGHPVTQLVRTQIGPIRLGDLKPGRTRVLSKTEVGSLMTRVGM, via the coding sequence GTGACCATCGACGTCCACGACCCGGACGGCGTGCGCCTGCAGAAGGTGCTCGCCGCGGCGGGTCTCGGGTCGCGGCGCGCCTGCGAGGACCTCATCTCCGCCGGCCGCGTGACCGTCGACGGGAACAGGGTGGACGAGCTCGGCGTGCGGGTGGACCCGCTGACGGCGGTCATCCACGTGGACGGCATGCGCGTGCAGCTCGACTCGTCGATCGTCACGATCGCGCTGAACAAGCCGCGCGGCGTCGTCTCCACCATGCACGACCCCGAGGGGCGACCGTCGATCGGGCAGTTCGTGTCCGACCGGTCGGAGCGGCTCTTCCACGTCGGCCGCCTGGACGCCGAGACCGAGGGCCTGATCCTGCTGACCAACGACGGGGACCTGGCCAACCGCCTGTCGCACCCGTCGCACGGCGTGCCGAAGGTCTACCTGGCCCAGCTCGAAGGGCGCGTGACGCCGTCGCTCGGGACCCGGCTGGTCAAGGGCATCGAGCTCGAGGACGGCCTCGCCAAGGTCGACAAGTTCCACATCGTCCAGACCACGCCCCAGGCGAGCCTGGTGGAGATCGAGCTGCACGAGGGTCGCAACCGCATCGTGCGCCGGATCTTCGAGGAGGTCGGTCATCCCGTCACCCAGCTGGTCCGGACGCAGATCGGCCCCATCCGCCTGGGTGACCTCAAGCCCGGGCGCACGCGTGTGCTGTCCAAGACCGAGGTGGGCTCCCTGATGACGCGGGTGGGCATGTGA